A window of Mustela lutreola isolate mMusLut2 chromosome X, mMusLut2.pri, whole genome shotgun sequence genomic DNA:
ATGTGGAAACACCTGTGCTGGGTTCTGTGAGGCAGATGAAACATTTAGACCAAATTCCTGCCTTCGCAAAGCACACAGTCTGATAGcagctgaccccccccccccccacacacacacacccctcaaggCCACCACATGCCTTTTATGCTCCGGTTCCCATTCCTCTCAACAGCATCTTCTCCAAAATGAGGTTTTATAAGTGGGGGCAATCCAGCTGTACTTTTAGAAGGCTCCGATTTCTaggattctcttttattttaaatttgatgtCAGTATCTGCCTGCCagctctttatttttgctttttgagagAACTTTAGGAGGGAAAAggcactttttttgttgttctttgcaGTTCTTCTTTAGTtggtgaggaaaataaaaacctatgAGCAAGATGAAGTTAAATGTTTCCTAAAAAGCATAAGTCTACTCCAGTAGAAGTTCATATGTAGGATGttttgtttatatgtgtgtgtagttGCAATTCAGGTCACTAATGTAACGTTTTGTGAGCCCTTTTCATGCACTGGGACTTGCAGAGAGACAGGCTAATTCCTCCAGGTGATCTGAAGTCCTTTTGTTGTGGGTCAGAGAGTCCACCCAAACCCAGGACCACCAGAAGCAACAGCATTTGAATGCTCCTAATAGACTCACAGTTGCAAGAAATCAACAGCTtaagaatgtattattttttatttattttttaatttttttaaagttttttttaagatttttttttttttatttgacagagatcacaagtaggcagagagagagaggaggaagcaggctccctgctgagcagagagcccaatgcggggctggatcccagggccctgggatcatgacctgagctgaaggcagaagcttaacctgctgagccacccaggggccccaagaatgtattttttaaaagattttattcatttgagagcgagcgagcacacaagcaggagttggggagggggcgggtgccgagggagagggagaagcagactccctgctgagcagggagcccaacatggggcttgaccccaggaccctgagatcacagcctgagccaaagggacgcttaatggactgagccccccaggcgccccaggaatgtATTGTGTGCTTATTAGCAGCTCTTTATTTGTGTGGTTCTGTTGCAGTGTGGTAGGAGATGAGATGAACAGGAATCCTTAAAAGGGAGGTTTACCCTGTGAGTTAAAATAGAATCTTGGAAGCACAAAGAACTATCTTAGAACACTTAGTCAATGCAAGGGATAGATGTCTCCCCATTACAGCGTTTCTGTAAATAGGAATCCATGCAAAACCCAAAGCGGAGAGCTCTCTGGTCAGTACAGTCATGATGCCTGTGCAGAACAGGAATTGGCAGCGTCTGACTTTGTATGTGCCGGAGGACCTTTTTCCCGCGCTTACAGCTGCTGTTCTTTGGGATTTCCAGCCCTCCTCCCTccggctcccctcccctctgctccagcaCGGTCCCGCCGCTGCCCCCCATGCTTAGCCATGCTTAGCCGTTCCCTCCAGCTGGAAGCAGGGCCACCCCTGTAGCAGCGGCTGCAGCCTTGGTGATCTGACGTCATttggttttgactttttaaaattttggagccCGCAGATAAGAGTAACTACTTTTGAGTAAAACCTTTTTCTGTACGCTGGTTTGTCAAAGCAAGAAATTTGATTTCTCAGGGTTTATATTTAAAGAAGGGGGCAGATCTGTTTTAATCGTGTGTATGTTTGCAGGATGATCCATTGGTGCTGAATGAAATCAGAGAAGACCTTCGAGTAGAGTGTTCAAAGTTTGGACAAATTAGGAAGCTCCTTCTCTTTGATGTAAGTTTGTGGCTTAGACAAATGATCCCTAAGCTATTGTTCTTTCCAATTGATAAGTTCTTCCCAGGTGGCAGTGTGTCCCCGACTTTGGATTCATGTTTTTGTATGGTAGGTCTGCTATCTTGTGGTAGTCCTCTGTTAGCAATAATTAGATGAACGTGGATCGGAAGGCAGGGCCTTGGTAGACTCGGTATGTCTCGGTGATTTCCCGTTACTATCACTCTGGAGTATACGATCGGGTGAAAGGAAGTCCGAGAAAGACGTGTGAGACCTTGTGGTTCCCTGTTGGCCCACCTTTCCCCACCTTTGTGAATTATTCTCCTCCTCCATGTTTGAAGAACAACAATCAAGCAAGATATTTGTCTGTTCCCATTCCTACTCTTTGTACTTCCAAGATCAACACCTAATAATGAAAAGAGTCGCCATGTATTGATTGCATATGAGCTACTGTGTGTGTTACCTCCTTTAATCCTCACGATCGTTTGAGGTAGGTGCATactattatacccattttacagatcaggaagctGGAAGTTTTAGAGATTGAGTGAGCTCCTTGCTCAAGGTCATTCCGCTGTTAAGTGGCACAGAGCCAGAATTTAAACCCAGGGCTATTTGACTGGACAGTTCACACTCATTAACAACTATACCATCTTCCTTCTCTTTAGGCGGTGTTGTCAGCAGAAGCATTTCCGAGGTCGCCATGCTTGGTTCTTGCTAAACAAGATTAAGCTAAAGAAGCAGctagctttggggcgcctgggtggctcagtccgttaagtgactgccttctgcttgggtcatggttgccgggtcctgggatcaagctctgcatcaggctccctactcagcggggagtctccttctccctccgtccctccccctgctcatgtgctcttcctctctctctctctttcaaataagtaaataaaatcttgaagagaaaagaagcagCTAGCTTGAAGTTGCTGGCTGGTGTACAAAGGAAGAATGGCTTCATACATAAAACCTTTAAGCTTAAATCATCAGAAAGAACACTCCTGCGTACCGGTTTTGTCAgatgtgtatgttttattttctcattcattccttctttttcctccctttctagaGACACCCAGATGGTGTGGCCTCTGTGTCCTTCAGGGATCCAGAGGAAGCTGATTATTGTATCCAGACTCTTGACGGAAGGTGGTTCGGGGGCCGTCAAATCACTGCCCAGGCGTGGGATGGAACTACAGATTACCAGGTAAATTCTGCAACTGTCGAGGGCACATAGATTGAATCATTACTGAAAAGCACTGATCTAGTGGtccttcaaaataaattttgggtTCAGTGCAATCTATTTAATGTAACAGTACTTCTGAATTATACTTTGTGTTCAGaacatagaaagaaaaatgtttcagtCTTTAAGCTTATAAGTGAAGCACGGAGAGAGTTCCAATGTTAACTTTTTCACTGGTGAAACATTTCTGCAGGACTGCAGtattgggcatttttttttaatttatttatttgacagagatcactagtaggcagagaggcaggcagagagagaggaagggaagcaggctccccgctgagcagagatcccgatgtggggcctgatgcggggctcgatcccaggaccctgagatcatgacctgacctgaaggcagagggtttaacccacttgagccacccagacacccgggcatttttttttaaatgatcttaagACCAACTCTAGTGGACTGATACGTAAAGTTTTGAAAACTGAAGATAAGGAAATGCTCTGATTTCCTAAGAAGAGATGCCTTATGAAATCAGGACACTTGTGTCAGTATCAGAAGTATgtagagaggggtgcctgggtggctcagcgggttaaagcctctgccttcggctcaggtcatgatcctagggtcctgggatcgagccctacatcgggctctctccttggtggggagcctgcttccctctctgcctggctctctgcctacttgtgatctctctttgtcaaataaataaataaaatctttaaaaaaaaaaaaaaaaaaggatgtagaGAGATTACTTCTTTGTGCCCAGAACTTACCTTAATGGcaattcccatttctccacaggTGGAAGAAACCacaagggaaagggaggagaggctgagagGATGGGAGGCTTTCCTCAATGCTCCCGAGGCCAACAGAGGCCTTCGGCGTTCAAATTCGGTTTGTGCTTCGGAAAGGGCAGGGCCTTCTAGAGTAAGGCATTTTTCAGAGCACCCGAGTACATCAAAAATGAATGCACAAGAAGCCGCCAATGAAATGGCATTCGAAGAACCTATCGatgaaaagaagtttgaaaaaacTGAAGATGGAGGAGAATTAGAAGGCGATGCTTCTGAGAAAGATGCCAAAGAAAGTGGCCCCGAGAAAGAGGCTGAAGAAGGCTGCCCCCAGAAAGAACCTGAAGAAGGTGGCGTCAAGACAGAGTCCGAGGAAGGCTGCCCCAAGAGAGAGCGTGAAGACGACTACCCTGAGAGAGAGCCTGGAGAAGGCAGTCCTGCGAAAGAGTTTGAAGAGGGTAGTCCTAAAACGGAGGCTAAAGAGAATGGCCCCGAACAGGAATCCAAAAAGAAGAAGCTCAAAAATGATTATGAAGAGAATGGCCTTGAAAAGGAATCTGACCAAGATGGCCCCAGCAAAGAGTACGAAGGAGAGGAGAGCCCCCAAAAGGAGTCTGATGAAGACGACTCAGAAAGGGAATCCGAAGAAGATGACTGCTCTGAAAAGCAGTTCGAAGAGGGCTCCGAGAAAGAGTTTGAAGAGAACGGCCTGGAGAAGGATTTTGAGGAGGAGGGCTCCGACAGGGAGTTCGGCGAAAACCTTCTTGATCGGGAGTTCGACGACAATGACTCTGACAAGTCAGAATTTGGAGATAGCAGCTCCGAAAGAGTGTTCGAGGAGGACGTCTCCGAGAGAGAGTTTGACGAAGAGTCCGATgacaaggaagaaggggaagacaCGTACGAAAAGGTGTTCGATGACGAGTCAGACGAAAAAGAGGACGAAGACTACGCAGATGAAAAGGGGCTCGAAGAAGCTGATGAGAAGATGTTTGAAGACTCAGACGACAAAGAAGACGAGGAAGGAGTCGAGGTAAAGGAAGATGAAGAGGTGGACGAGAAGATGTTCGAAGAAGACGATTCCAACGGGAAGCTGTTTGACGACGACGACGATTCCAGCGAGAAGCTGTTCGACGACTCTGacgagagagggacagtgaggggCGTGGGGAATGCGAAAGATGAAGGGCCCCTGTCCACGGGCAGCAGCTTCGTCCTCAGCAGCGACGACGACGTCGAAGACATTTAATCCCTTCAACTTGCTTTGTAGGGAGCTTCCTCCATCCGCGTTCAGCCCGCGCTCCGGGGTCATTGCTAGTAGTGCTACATGAACGTGTGCCTAGTGGTAGGAAACCAGCAGAATAACGCATTGAAGTTTTC
This region includes:
- the HTATSF1 gene encoding HIV Tat-specific factor 1 isoform X1 yields the protein MSGNNLDGNDEFDEQLRMQELYGDAKDGDTQKDPTGEPDSFGQQPADTPYEWDLDKKAWFPKITEDFIATYQANYGFSNDGASSSTADVQEVSARTAEEPPQRKTPEPSDPKKKGEKRKAESGWFHVEEDRNTNVYVSGLPPDITVDEFIQLMSKFGIIMRDPQTEEFKVKLYKDNQGNLKGDGLCCYLKRESVDLALKLLDEDEIRGYKLHVEVAKFQLKGEYDASKKKKKCKDYKKKLSLQQKQLDWRPERRAGPSRMRHERVVIIKNMFHPMDFEDDPLVLNEIREDLRVECSKFGQIRKLLLFDRHPDGVASVSFRDPEEADYCIQTLDGRWFGGRQITAQAWDGTTDYQVEETTREREERLRGWEAFLNAPEANRGLRRSNSVCASERAGPSRVRHFSEHPSTSKMNAQEAANEMAFEEPIDEKKFEKTEDGGELEGDASEKDAKESGPEKEAEEGCPQKEPEEGGVKTESEEGCPKREREDDYPEREPGEGSPAKEFEEGSPKTEAKENGPEQESKKKKLKNDYEENGLEKESDQDGPSKEYEGEESPQKESDEDDSERESEEDDCSEKQFEEGSEKEFEENGLEKDFEEEGSDREFGENLLDREFDDNDSDKSEFGDSSSERVFEEDVSEREFDEESDDKEEGEDTYEKVFDDESDEKEDEDYADEKGLEEADEKMFEDSDDKEDEEGVEVKEDEEVDEKMFEEDDSNGKLFDDDDDSSEKLFDDSDERGTVRGVGNAKDEGPLSTGSSFVLSSDDDVEDI
- the HTATSF1 gene encoding HIV Tat-specific factor 1 isoform X2 — translated: MSGNNLDGNDEFDEQLRMQELYGDAKDGDTQKDPTGEPDSFGQQPADTPYEWDLDKKAWFPKITEDFIATYQANYGFSNDGASSSTADVQEVSARTAEEPPQRKTPEPSDPKKKGEKRKAESGWFHVEEDRNTNVYVSGLPPDITVDEFIQLMSKFGIIMRDPQTEEFKVKLYKDNQGNLKGDGLCCYLKRESVDLALKLLDEDEIRGYKLHVEVAKFQLKGEYDASKKKKKCKDYKKKLSLQQKQLDWRPERRAGPSRMRHERVVIIKNMFHPMDFERHPDGVASVSFRDPEEADYCIQTLDGRWFGGRQITAQAWDGTTDYQVEETTREREERLRGWEAFLNAPEANRGLRRSNSVCASERAGPSRVRHFSEHPSTSKMNAQEAANEMAFEEPIDEKKFEKTEDGGELEGDASEKDAKESGPEKEAEEGCPQKEPEEGGVKTESEEGCPKREREDDYPEREPGEGSPAKEFEEGSPKTEAKENGPEQESKKKKLKNDYEENGLEKESDQDGPSKEYEGEESPQKESDEDDSERESEEDDCSEKQFEEGSEKEFEENGLEKDFEEEGSDREFGENLLDREFDDNDSDKSEFGDSSSERVFEEDVSEREFDEESDDKEEGEDTYEKVFDDESDEKEDEDYADEKGLEEADEKMFEDSDDKEDEEGVEVKEDEEVDEKMFEEDDSNGKLFDDDDDSSEKLFDDSDERGTVRGVGNAKDEGPLSTGSSFVLSSDDDVEDI